The Saccharothrix variisporea genome has a segment encoding these proteins:
- a CDS encoding RHS repeat-associated core domain-containing protein, with amino-acid sequence MIDPNGDLAWRARTTLWGQPADGPGHGVSCPLRFPGQYHDVETGLHYNYFRHYDPEAGRYTSIDPLGLAGGLNPSWYVPNGFSWADPFGLTPCRTTPRMEDGNSKQGWRHIEKRHIPGGDDPSKQGSLFAPGTTRDQIEKAAEEMVRKGTRQSDPSPAYQVFERRMTINGLRTNYRLIVDSTDGNNIITMFPIGR; translated from the coding sequence ATGATCGACCCGAACGGTGACCTGGCGTGGCGCGCCCGCACCACCCTGTGGGGGCAGCCGGCGGACGGTCCCGGCCACGGGGTGAGCTGCCCGCTGCGGTTCCCCGGCCAGTACCACGACGTCGAGACGGGCCTGCACTACAACTACTTCCGGCACTACGACCCCGAGGCCGGCCGGTACACCTCGATCGACCCCCTCGGCCTGGCGGGCGGGCTCAACCCGTCCTGGTACGTGCCCAACGGGTTCAGCTGGGCCGACCCGTTCGGCCTCACCCCGTGCCGCACCACACCGCGCATGGAGGACGGCAACTCCAAGCAGGGTTGGCGGCACATCGAGAAGCGGCACATCCCGGGCGGCGACGACCCGTCCAAGCAGGGTTCGCTGTTCGCCCCCGGCACCACCCGCGACCAGATCGAAAAGGCCGCCGAGGAGATGGTCCGCAAGGGCACCAGGCAGTCGGACCCGAGCCCGGCCTACCAGGTGTTCGAACGTAGGATGACGATCAACGGCCTGCGCACGAACTACCGCCTCATCGTCGACTCGACCGATGGCAACAACATCATCACCATGTTCCCGATCGGCAGGTGA
- a CDS encoding tyrosine-type recombinase/integrase, whose translation MTTGLAPCACREIHLCSLHRFHSLTAAAGLPRIRVHDLRHFAATTMLNSRVPLAVISRAMRHSNLSTTTEVYGHLLRHVAHDAVDVIANALHAADQVAATAACDDHTATT comes from the coding sequence GTGACGACAGGGCTTGCACCGTGTGCCTGCCGAGAGATCCATCTATGCAGCCTGCACCGCTTCCACAGCCTCACCGCAGCAGCGGGACTCCCCCGAATCCGCGTCCACGACCTCCGCCACTTCGCCGCGACCACGATGCTCAACTCCCGCGTCCCACTCGCGGTGATCTCACGCGCGATGCGCCACTCAAACCTCTCCACCACCACCGAGGTCTACGGACACCTGCTACGACACGTCGCCCACGACGCCGTCGACGTCATCGCCAACGCACTCCACGCAGCGGACCAAGTCGCCGCAACGGCAGCATGCGACGACCACACCGCGACCACATAG